Proteins from a genomic interval of Drosophila willistoni isolate 14030-0811.24 chromosome 2L unlocalized genomic scaffold, UCI_dwil_1.1 Seg139, whole genome shotgun sequence:
- the LOC6638355 gene encoding general odorant-binding protein 57b, with product MLAITTLVGLILIGLCFSLTKAHPFDFLDESIDDFDDCLSQNNITLDEYEQFELFENLKNILNEKVEWRYKCNIHCQLERQPRPWLNEQGKMDLQLMNISNTETGEAIATCMTNAEDEQCSYSFKLVLCAFANNFPLIEYETEMEIEEYAEETNNDDDDYDNCG from the exons ATGCTAGCAATCACAACACTAGTCGGACTTATTTTAATTGGTCTTTGTTTTAGCCTAACAAAG gCTCACCCATTTGATTTCCTTGATGAATCTATCGATGATTTTGATGACTGTTTAAGCCAAAATAATATAACCTTAGATGAGTATGAGCAATTTGAGTTATTTgagaatttgaaaaatattcttaatgagAAAGTCGAATGGAGATATAAATGTAATATTCACTGTCAATTAGAGAGACAACCAAGGCCATGGTTAAATGAACAAGGCAAAATGGATTTGCAGCTGATGAATATCAGTAATACGGAAACAGGTGAAGCTATTGCCACTTGCATGACGAATGCTGAGGATGAACAATGTTCGTATAGCTTCAAATTGGTTTTATGTGCATTTGCCAACAATTTTCCATTGATTGAATATGAAACTGAGATGGAAATCGAAGAATACGCTGAGGAAAcaaataatgatgatgatgattatgataaTTGTGGATGA
- the LOC6638356 gene encoding general odorant-binding protein 57c, with product MWQTYLIVIVALMAVAIQSDESEKKHNALIHSCLTANNLTALEFEEWSNQGDYSDSLEDLENVDMRLKCFTHCMAEKFDLLDDKGFLDADRIDNYEKLNETNRQIIIDCKTEYDNGKLEKCDYAFNMLLCYMENIKQTDE from the exons atgtgGCAAACATATCTAATAGTTATAGTTGCTTTAATGGCTGTTGCCATACAG TCTGATGAATCTGAAAAGAAGCATAATGCTTTGATCCACTCATGTCTGACTGCAAATAATCTAACTGCCCTAGAGTTTGAGGAATGGTCAAATCAGGGTGACTATAGCGATTCTTTGGAAGATTTGGAGAATGTTGACATGAGATTGAAATGTTTCACTCATTGTATGGCCGAGAAATTCGATTTACTCGATGACAAAGGATTTCTAGATGCAGATCGCATTGATAACTACGAGAAACTAAATGAAACCAATCGTCAGATCATTATTGACTGTAAAACTGAATATGATAATGGTAAATTGGAAAAATGTGATTATGCATTCAATATGTTACTTTGTTATAtggaaaatattaaacaaacaGATGAATAA